Within the Arachis duranensis cultivar V14167 chromosome 10, aradu.V14167.gnm2.J7QH, whole genome shotgun sequence genome, the region TACTGTAAGGTGAAGGAGTTGAATTGTTTGACTTTGGAGAAGAGTTTGTGTGGCGCGCAAGAATCGGGGACAGGAGAGTCACCCCCGGATGCAGCGCATGGGGATTAGGGTCAATTTTATTACACTATAATTGTTTATTCTTTTCAGGTTATTAGgttaaaattttgaacaaaggaAATGGAAATTTCAGCCTGCAATACTCCAATTATTTACTTAGTCAATTGAAGTAATACTTTTCGTTTACCTTTTACCCATTTATTTCAATATATTTGTCGAAAGTTCACAAAAATTGCATGTAAAATAACTGTTATTGTAATAGTAagataatatcaaaatatttttacaaataataataataataataataatcaaacaACTTATTACAAATATTTGTGGACAATTTTTTctacatataaatattaatactttcaaaatattttgatatatttttctaacttttgatactatatcttatttttggtcgtcatattaatattttcaaattaagatAGAATATTTTTTGGACGGGAAATTAAGTCACATTGATGGACTGAATAGTATAATGGATTGGCCCAAAGAAATCTCCAAGCAGCTCAATAGAAATGAAACTTGGAGGCCCAATTCTCAGTAACCAATCCCCCTCTTTATTGAAGTCCATTATCAGCTAGTCAACGAGCCTCTTCCGGAGCCCATTTATGCCTAATTCACAAGACCTATCCATATGTTTTATCCAATTTCATCACTTTCaattttcaccaaaaaaaaactaaaaaaaataaaaatagaaaaccttCTATTCCaatctaattaaaaagaaaatatgaaatcaaCTTGGATTGGTGGGTGTTCAAATCACGTCTTGTTGGTAAACCTTTAAATGGAGTTTAGATCtgcgacggattagtccttgactTGTCGTGTTGGGAAATACTGtggacaaaaaaaaatgatgacgAGGATGGGTCCCACAAATTGACACATGGCTATGAAGAGTGAAGATATTATTGATTGACCAAGTCTTGAGTGTTCATCCTTATCCATCTCCCCTTCATCCACTTTTCAATTTCTGGCTTTTTCCACTTCCTTCGATTCACTATTGCCACTCACCTTATCACagcatcaaaatcaaaattatgtTACACTTGGAACCATCATAACACTTGAGAGATATTTTAAGCATTGGACACTCTATATATATTGAGCATCCACAAACACAGAGAATCCCCATTCATATTATCGTTTTTGTTGGAACATATAAGAAGCAAATTAAAATGGTTCTGCTAGAGAAGCTCTGGGATGATGTTGTAGCTGGGCCTCAACCTGATCGTGGGCTTGGTAGGCTCAGGAAGATCACCACCGGCATCAAAGGTATGATCGctatgaataataataagatatgTAGTTTTGTATGATATGATGTTACATATAGAAATATATGATATGATTGATCAGATGAAGGAGATGGAAGCAGCTTCAAGAGGAGCACGTCGATGTCGACGACCCCACCAACACCGGGGACGCCAACGTCACCGGGGTCGGCGCGTAAGGCAGATAACGTGTGGAGGAGCGTGTTCCACCCAGGGAGTAACTCTGCCACCAAGAGCATTGGTGCTCAGATGTTTGACAAACCACTCCCCAATTCTCCCACTGTCTATGATTGGTACTTAATTAGCTTCTTAATTAAACACTTTGCAATTTGCATTCATCATTCATATAACCACTTGCATCTATGTGATGGCAGGCTCTACAGCGGTGAGTCAAGGAGCAAGCACCGCTAAGCTGCGTGCAGTGCATGAAGTGTAAATACTCTActcatattataattataataattattagcaACTGAAATGTAAAAgaagattaaatattattagtatGCTCTAATTTGGGCAAT harbors:
- the LOC107468367 gene encoding dormancy-associated protein 1, with amino-acid sequence MVLLEKLWDDVVAGPQPDRGLGRLRKITTGIKDEGDGSSFKRSTSMSTTPPTPGTPTSPGSARKADNVWRSVFHPGSNSATKSIGAQMFDKPLPNSPTVYDWLYSGESRSKHR